The following are encoded in a window of Candidatus Methylomirabilis sp. genomic DNA:
- the rpmJ gene encoding 50S ribosomal protein L36 has product MKVRASVKPMCEKCKVVRRKRVLRVVCENPRHKQRQG; this is encoded by the coding sequence ATGAAGGTTCGGGCGTCAGTCAAGCCGATGTGCGAGAAGTGTAAGGTCGTTCGACGAAAAAGGGTGCTGCGGGTTGTGTGCGAAAATCCTCGGCACAAACAGCGCCAGGGGTAG